Part of the Variovorax sp. PAMC 28711 genome is shown below.
GCGACTGAGCTCATCCTTGCTGCAAAGAAATGCGCCGGTTTCGTCGGCGCCGACTTGACCGTTAGGAGACCAAGTGCAGAGGAACACCGGCTCCTTGACGCCAATGTGTGAGATCGCGAACTGAAGCTGCTCGCCTTCGGCGACGGTGGCTCTGGATGATGGCGTCGAGAACATAGAGTTGCGTCGACGCAAGTTGCGGTACAGGGCAAAGTGCTTGTACAGCAAACTTAGAGGCGCCGACCCGCCATTGTGACTTAAACGCGGCTGACGTAAAAGCGGCAAGCCAACAGACTCGGCTTTGTGGCTGTCGACGATCCCCCTCATGTTTCCGCCAAGTCAGCACGCGCGCTGTTGGCGGTCAACCTAGTGCACCTTAGGCAGAAAAGGCAGTGGTCTCAGGAAGCTCTCGCCCACGAGTCGGGACTGCATCGAACCTTCATCGCTCACGTTGAGCGGGAAAGTCGGAACATTTCTTTGGACAACCTCGAGAAACTTGCCGTTGCGTTAGGAGTGCACGTTGCGCGGCTTTTGAAGGATTGACGAGCGAGTCGCCTGTGGATCCCTGCGCAAGGGCATCCTGCATCGAAAGATGAAGTCCGATCAGGGGATGCGAGAAGCTGGTCGTTCGTCGCTTCCACGTCGGCACCATTGCCAAGATCGCTGATGCTTGGTGAATTTGTGCATCGACACCGAAGCCGTTCGCCCGCGAGGACAGTCCGGATGTTTGGAACACCCATCACTGTCTTGGGCATCAGTCACGCTCTGGATGTGGGAGAGCGGTGGCCATGATGGCAACGCACCCATACAACGCGACGAGTGAGCCGGACGAACCCTGTACGGCCCCGCTGGATGGCCTCCAAAATTGAACTACACCTTCGCGTAGCAGCTCCCGGCAGGCGTTCAAAGTGGCCGGCGCAGCTAGGCTTTGTTTGGAATCGGTCCGCTGGAACCGAATCATGGGAGCATCGCGGCCTATCGTTTGCCTCAAACAGGGGTTGACGAAAGCAAACGTAACTTTTGCGACAGATTCAAGTAAATGTAGGCGATTTTTACGAATGACGCCGCTTTATATTGAAGCCGTGAGAAGTTAATAGGGCGAAATTGTGATCTTCGAGAACAGAATTCCCACAATGGCCCCGCAACCACAGGGCTGGACAAGCCGGTGTTGGGTAATCTTTCGAAAAACGGTGACCCGCACCCTCGCAGTGCACTGATAAACCCGAACGGGTTTCTATTAAATCCGTTTCGATCTAGGACTTAATCTTCCCGTTGTTACAGGTTGACTGTGGAACACTGCCGCAGCGTCAACATCGGTGACAAGATTTCAGCAAAGACGAACTGCTGAAATGACCAACACCTACCTTGTAACTCAGATCAAGCGCATCAGTGATCCGTGCATCGATGCGACTGCTCGCCATGCTGTTCGTCGCGTATACCTCGTTGATCGAGAAACTGGTCTCCCTTGCGAGCTCGAGCAAAATTACATCGATGTCGTACTCGGGACTAAGGCAGTTGGTACGCAAGACAAAGCCGGAGACGAACTTGCTGTTTTCAGACAATGGCGCCTTATTCAGAGCCTCAAAGACAAAGGTTGGAAAGACAGTCTGCAACGCGCGCTCCAATCAGAGCCACCCATGTCATCGAGTGAGATTGATGATTTCGCAAACTCTTGCAGTTTCAAGGCAGGCTTTTTGTCAAGGACGCTAGACGCATTGAAAAATGGGGTGGCGTTGGACATTTATTCATCTCATGAGACAGTGAGCGCGGCCTGTTTAAATGGCCGAATTCGTACTGCAAAGAGGTTTTTGACGCACCTCCTCAATCATGGTCGCAAGCCCGCCAATGTTCAAGATCTGCATTTCTACCCCTACATCTCGGAACTTAAAAGATCACTAGAGACTGAACTGCAGAACAAGCTTGTTCCAGTCCCCAAACATTCGGAAGTTCTCTCGCTCAATTCCGTTGAAGTTCAGGCAATGGAGCTATTGCTCGACAACCACCCCTTATTTACCAATTCTGTAAGCGCTCAGCGGGATTCTCTCATCATAAGAACTTTAAGAGAAACATCGTTCCGTGCCGGTGAGCTACTAAAAATTAAAACTGAACAGGTCTGCGAACCTTCAGAGTTGCTTCCATCCCCGTACATGACGACGATCCGCGACCCTCAATCTGCTGAGGACTGCCGAAAATACGAACCAGCTATTAAGACCCGCAACGGGGACGTGCCAATCAGCAACGAGCTCTTCAAGGATCTGCAAAATTACATTCTTGGACCGAGGCGGGATGCCGTTGATCTTCGCATCGACGGCGTCGAAACCGCTTACCTCTTCGTCAATCACGAAGGCGATCCTGAACACATTGGAAAGGAAACATCCCAGCGCAACATCAATCGTGTTGTTAAGAAGCTGACGGTTCATTCTGCGATTAGATCTTCGGTACACCCCCATTCATTGCGACACACGGGTCTTACTGAGCTCGCTGATGGCGCACAGGAGCGAGGTCGCGACGGTGCGGAAATTGAGCAGTTGGTAACGGACATCGGTCGCTTCACGCCTGGCTCACCGCAGGTGGCGCATTACACCGGTAGACACGTAAGAGCTCAGACGGCGAAATTCAAGAAAACACGGGAAGATGAAATTCGTGGAAACAAAACCTAAACGGACTTTTCCCGCGGATGCCGTTCAGCTCTTTTTTCGGTCTGCCGACGATTTTCCAACGGTATTTTCGTATCGCTCTTTCGTTTGTCCCGTTCAAATAAAACCGATCGAGCATACAACTTCCATACCAGTCAACCTTGACTGCATGAAAATCGATGGCGACGGTGGAACTGTAAACATTAAGTTGAATCGCTTCCGGCTCTTTTTAACTTCGAAGACATTCGAGAGTTTTTCGTATGTGATGATTACGGCCTTGGATCGCCGGTACAAATCCTCTGTAGTTTCTAGATGGGAAAAGGAGGCTCATCTATTTTTCCGCCTGTGTTGCGAAGCGCTCGGAGCGACAAAAATCGAAACAATCACTTTAGGAATGTACCTTTGGTACACAGAAGCCTGTAACCCATCGCAGGTTGGGCTGATAAGGACGTTTCTTAGTTTCTGGTGCAAACAAAATGTTGAAGGACTGCACCGAGGACTCGCTCGACACTTGGACTCAGCCTCCCCGCCCAAACGTCCATCGACGCAGCAAATTCAGAATCAGAAGCCTGACGAACGCCCACTGACGATTGCTCAATCTCGGCAGATCTCCGAACGCATCGGTGAGCTTTACGCTGCAAAGGAATTTAGTTCCCAAGACCAACTTTTATGGACGCTGATCTCAGCAGAAGGACTAAGGCCGTCGCAACTTGCTCTTTTGCGCGTAAAACATTTCGAGATCATTCAGGACGAGCATGGCGAAATACTTGAGGTTTTGATACATGTGCCGGCAGTCAAGCAAAAAGGCACGCCGGCACTCAGTTATTTAATAACGGAAACGCTTGCGTCGAGAGCGTGGGTCCCTTTGACGGAGCATCTGAACTTCGTATCTACTGTAGCCGGCCGCGAGTTGATGCCCGAGGACAGAATTTTTTGCTTGACCAAAGATTTTCTTGGGAATTACGTAATTAGCAAAAGTCCTTTAAGAATTAATTTAATTGTGAACGAAACAAGAGCAAGAATTATCGCGGGAATTCCGGATCTCGAAAATGTGATCCTTTTTTGTCGGCGGTTCAAGCACACGATGCTGACCCATTTAGGTCTCTTAGGAGCACCCTTATCAGTTCTGCAACGATGTGCTTATCAAACGTCTTCAGGGTCAGTCAGAAGGTACGTTAATGTCTCCAAGGATGTCCAGCGAAGCTTCGAGACGAAGATGGCCAACTCACACAATGCGCTTGTCAGGTTTTTTAAGGGGCGAATCGTTGACCGAGCGGGGGCTACTCATCCCGACGAAGAACACCTCATTGGAGCACCAGGTCTCTCCGACGAAGACTTGGGCGCATGCGCCGTTCAGCCTTGCAAGGGTCTGATGAATGTCGGCTGTTACGGCTGCTACAAGTTTGAAGCTTTCGCCGATGGACCACACCAAGAAGCGCTAGACCACCTTGAAAGCTTAAGACTCGACCGCGCTGCACTACACCTCGATGACGCGGTCGTCACCCGCGACGATCACCTAATCGAGGCAGTCAAGCAAGTCATTGCAGACATCGGAGGGCAGCACCTTGGCCAAGTGCAAATTTGATGACTTCGTCGAGCGGTACGAACCAGGTGGGCGAGAGGGCATCAACAGCGAACATGCGCCTGCCTACCGGCGTCAGTCCCCTTATTTTGCGGCAGCAGACAAGTACGTGCCCTTAGGTCAAGTGACGGCCCGTGTTTGGTTTATCAAGTTTGAAGCAAATTACTATGCCAATTTGTCATTGAGCGAAAACATTCAGAATCGCGAATCAAAAGATGGAACTCACTGCATTGAAGACGGAAAATTTCTTCATTTTAGCAAAGCGCTGTTGAACGTGTTGTGTTTGCGAAAGTCGCATCGTCGTACTATACCTAAAGAAATTGTCACCGCGCTATCGTTTCTCGAAAAGGCTCTTCGCATTCAACAGTTGAACAATGATCCTGCGTTGTTCAATCACCTGACATTCGCTATAGCAACTTCGCTCCTCCAACAATCACGGTACACCCTGCAGAAGCAGTACGACATCGGAAAAGAGCTGGAATTAATCGCCGGAATGCTGCAAGGCGGATACAGCTCAAAGTCGTTCAGATTCCCTTACGACGGTTTCAACTTGCTTTCAGCTCGATTTGAATACAAATCGCCCATAGTTTCCCCGCCGCGACTCAACGATCTACGAATCGCCCAAAATCAGCGCATGGACATTCCACCGGTAGGTACCGTATCGGACGAGGTGGTCGCATGCGTTGGCTTAGCTTATCAACTCGCCTTCGCTGACGAACAGGCAGGAGATTTAGTTCGCTTTATCGCCGCCTCCATCGCGTTGGGGTTTACCGCTGCATCAATGCGCAGCATAGAACTCGCGTTACTACGGAGGGACTGTGTCTATCGTAACGACACAGGTGAATCAAGGTTACGACTGTCTCGTCCAAAAATTGACGAAGATCAAGATCTTAAGATCCCAGACATTCTCGTCGAGTTGGCCGAACAGTGTCACTTGAGAGTTTTTAAGCTGACGAAAGAGGCACATGAAGCCTTTTCGTTTTATTGTTCGCACTTCCACGATTTTAAAGACATTGACCGGCTTTTTATACCGGCACACCTAAGAAAAACGTTCGCCCATCCTTTTATCACTTTTGAATGTGCTCGCGCAGCCTTAAACCTTCACGATGCCGCGTATCTCGATCAGATCCCAGGTGTACTGAGAGGAATTTCTATACACAAATTTGTGGATGAGCCGGGTGATTTGAGCGAATACTCCACTGATTACGTTGGTCAGCCTACTCTGCAAATTGGTACAGCAGTTGAGTTCTGCAAGAGTGCTGGATTAGTCGTTGCGCTTCCATTTGGAATCGACATGCGAAAGCGCATAACGCCGGGAGCTCTAGAGCGCATGATGGGGACAAAGTCGAAGACAAAGAAAGCGCTTTTGAAGAAAATCTATCAGTTTGGAACTTCCGTTCGTGCCTGGCTTAAGACTGAAGATGTGCTTGAGTGTTTGTTAAATGACTTCAAGCTCAGCAATTTTCCACATTGGCCGTACGCTTCAAAAGAGCGGGATCTCAAACTTTGCGATGCACTGATGGTGTTCTATGAGAGCGCGAATTCGAAAAATGTGGATCCGAAGAGAAAGCAGTTGCTTTGGTGGAAGCCTATGCTTTTTACGCCCGACATGATGGCGCGCTGGCTTCGGCCCACTGGTCAAGGACCAGCCATGCTGTTCAAGGCCTTAGACGTCAGTTTGCTTGATGGCGCATACCCCACCTTTTCCGTGGAGGACGCCCGCAAATGGCATCAGACTGAGGGGCTCCTAGCTGGTGTTCCACTCATCTTTCTAGACCAAATTTCGGGGCGAAGCAGTGGCCGGCAAAGTGACTACTACGACGATAGGTCTAGGCAACAAAAGCTTCGAGGCCTAATTGACGCCTTGCGTGGCGTTAAAACTCTTCACGTAGCCGGACCGGCGATGGCAATCGCTGAAAGACGAATCCCCATTATTGATCGACGGGATTTCCTATTTCGCACCGCATCCCCAAAGCACATGACAGAACTCGGCGGATGCAAATCTGATTGGTCAATTAATCCATGCGAACAACTAGGTGACTGCCTTCGCTGCGGAGGTCAAGTATGGATAAAGGG
Proteins encoded:
- a CDS encoding site-specific integrase, which encodes MTNTYLVTQIKRISDPCIDATARHAVRRVYLVDRETGLPCELEQNYIDVVLGTKAVGTQDKAGDELAVFRQWRLIQSLKDKGWKDSLQRALQSEPPMSSSEIDDFANSCSFKAGFLSRTLDALKNGVALDIYSSHETVSAACLNGRIRTAKRFLTHLLNHGRKPANVQDLHFYPYISELKRSLETELQNKLVPVPKHSEVLSLNSVEVQAMELLLDNHPLFTNSVSAQRDSLIIRTLRETSFRAGELLKIKTEQVCEPSELLPSPYMTTIRDPQSAEDCRKYEPAIKTRNGDVPISNELFKDLQNYILGPRRDAVDLRIDGVETAYLFVNHEGDPEHIGKETSQRNINRVVKKLTVHSAIRSSVHPHSLRHTGLTELADGAQERGRDGAEIEQLVTDIGRFTPGSPQVAHYTGRHVRAQTAKFKKTREDEIRGNKT
- a CDS encoding helix-turn-helix domain-containing protein, translating into MHLRQKRQWSQEALAHESGLHRTFIAHVERESRNISLDNLEKLAVALGVHVARLLKD